Proteins found in one Aethina tumida isolate Nest 87 chromosome 1, icAetTumi1.1, whole genome shotgun sequence genomic segment:
- the LOC109602321 gene encoding E3 SUMO-protein ligase PIAS4 isoform X1, producing the protein MSESADDLEDVQVVTYESTDNFENVQAMSESADNFENVQAMSESADNLEDVQVMSESADDLEDVQIISESTDNPNCEENNDETSRSNLKRTHSEEASGDEGNPATIPKQPRTENDLECTFKDGPFMRTLDVVLKPMILKPKRPRLIATQDIELKLSDPQMVLFNKAKELNYKKYEVVIRFGRNDTTVEKIDCYPSRLSVYVNNVLVNLPVTIEGASGDAMPIIITHYLKFRPNILNSLWVRWKNTPTIEYVMGVYVTKLNLYEDILKTFVDTCTRDANITREIIRKKFSEHDDCVVVSKNNKIDISLLCPVTKNRMEYPCRATTCTHLQCFDGNIFLKMNNERPRWRCPICNNAAIYRDLFLDSFFKNILDSEALPASAEEIQVHQDGSWNVVQEEVEQIVL; encoded by the exons ATGTCCGAGTCCGCAGATGAT ttgGAAGACGTACAAGTAGTAACGTATGAGTCCACAGATAAT tttgaAAACGTACAAGCAATGTCTGAGTCTGCAGATAAT tttgaAAACGTACAAGCAATGTCTGAGTCCGCAGATAAT ttgGAAGACGTACAAGTAATGTCTGAGTCCGCAGATGAT ttgGAAGACGTACAAATAATATCCGAGTCCACCGATAAT ccTAATTGTGAAGAAAATAATGATGAAACTTCACGATCAAATCTTAAGCGGACGCACTCCGag gAGGCCTCAGGAGATGAAGGAAATCCAGCAACCATCCCCAAACAGCCACGTACTGag AATGATTTAGAGTGCACATTTAAAGATGGACCATTTATGAGAACATTAGACGTTGTATTGAAACCTATGATATTGAAACCAAAACGTCCCAGACTTAtc gcAACTCAGGACATCGAACTAAAGTTGTCTGACCCTCAAATGGTACTGTTCAACAAAGCCAAAGAGTTGAACTACAAGAAGTATGAAGTTGTAATTAGATTCGGGAGAAATGATACGACTGTTGAGAAAATTGATTGCTATCCATCCAGACTGAGCGTTTACGTTAACAATGTCTTAGTCAATCTGCCG GTTACCATTGAAGGTGCATCTGGAGATGCAATGCCAATAATTATCACCCACTATTTAAAATTCCGACCAAACATACTAAATTCACTCTGGGTAAGATGGAAAAATACTCCGACAATTGAATATGTAATGGGTGTGTATGTTACTAAACTAAACTTGTATGAAGATATCCTTAAAACATTTGTTGACACCTGTACCAGGGATGCAAATATAACAAGGGAGATTA TAAGAAAGAAGTTTTCGGAACATGATGACTGTGTGGTGGTATCGAAGAATAACAAAATAGATATTTCGCTCTTGTGTCCTGTGACCAAGAATCGCATGGAGTATCCTTGCCGGGCCACCACTTGTACCCATTTGCAATGCTTTGacggaaatatatttttaaaaatgaacaatgaAAGACCGAGATGGAGATGTCCAATTTGTAACAACGCTGCCATATATAGAGATTTGTTTTTGGATAG ttttttcaaaaacattttggaTTCGGAAGCCCTACCTGCTAGTGCAGAAGAAATTCAAGTACATCAGGACGGAAGTTGGAATGTTGTGCAAGAAGAAGTGGaacaaatagttttataa
- the LOC109602090 gene encoding armadillo repeat-containing protein 6 homolog, translated as MGVKITQETFNKAVKENIEELGMDEKEAIEDAYKQFELQGADLSLISKDTLEDTEAKQKEIQRLVQGIQKATKQNSDSLVTYCKELKALCDADISNRVVAGNCGAYTALVDALDQKKECSDYNHKVEILRALSALMTKNPDLLDPKGLSLILFLINVQEESSVKRALLRWVKECCVMHELNRQNFMDNNIIQLLKPNLEKEDSEVQREVMSVMRALVLDDDVRVEFGRAHDNARIIASETLCMLTVMMTKYHTDEKLIYDLLMTITALMVRAEFCKKVESAGGLTLIKDVMGQFPSNEKIVKQCFRLVKALAGNDDVKACLIQSVELSPLIQNTLNIHKNSPTIAVSGLAAIAALSLRNPENSRKLFEAGIPELIVDIMKLFPDDKSIQKTGSWAIRNMVSRSRNQSGTFLAAGVEQILQRNLTKFKEFEYDTKAALRDLGCAVTLSEEWTGKGGALTTGKCLPHN; from the exons ATGGGAGTGAAAATAACTCAAGAAACTTTCAACAAAGCTGTTAAAGAAAACATTGAAGAATTAGGAATGGATGAGAAAGAAGCAATAGAAGATGCCTACAAACAATTTGAATTAcag GGTGCTGACTTGAGTTTAATATCAAAAGATACCTTGGAAGACACAGAGGCCAAACAGAAAGAGATACAAAGACTGGTTCAAGGAATTCAGAAGgctacaaaacaaaattctgaCAGTTTGGTAACCTACTGTAAAGAATTAAAAGCGTTATGTGATGCGGACATATCCAATCGTGTAGTCGCtg GTAACTGTGGTGCTTATACTGCTTTAGTGGATGCATTAGATCAAAAGAAAGAATGTAGTGATTACAACCATAAAGTTGAAATTCTAAGAGCATTGTCAGCCCTAATGACCAAAAACCCAGACTTGTTGGATCCCAAAGGTTTATCcctaattttattcctaataaATGTCCAAGAAGAAAGTTCTGTTAAAAGGGCACTTTTGAGATGGGTCAAGGAATGTTGTGTAATGCATGAACTTAACag GCAGAATTTTAtggataataatattatccaACTTCTAAAACCAAACTTGGAAAAAGAAGATTCTGAAGTTCAGAGAGAAGTTATGAGTGTTATGAGAGCCCTGGTACTTGATGATGATGTGAGAGTGGAATTCGGGCGAGCACACGATAATGCCAGAATTATTGCAAGTGAAACTCTATGCATGTTAACTGTTATGATGACCA AGTATCATACTgatgaaaaactaatttacgACCTCCTGATGACTATCACAGCATTAATGGTGAGGGcggaattttgtaaaaaagttGAAAGTGCTGGTGGTTTAACTTTGATAAAAGATGTTATGGGACAGTTTCCTTCTAATGAG aaaattgttaaacaatGCTTTAGGTTAGTTAAAGCCTTGGCTGGAAATGATGATGTAAAGGCGTGTCTCATTCAGTCTGTTGAATTGAGTCCATTGATACAAAATACTTTGAACATACACAAG AACTCACCTACTATAGCTGTATCTGGACTGGCTGCCATTGCCGCACTGAGTCTGAGAAATCCTGAGAATAGTAGGAAATTATTTGAGGCAGGAATTCCAGAACTTATTGTTGATATTATGAAATTGTTCCCCGATGATAAAAGTATTCAG aaAACTGGCAGTTGGGCTATCAGGAATATGGTGTCTCGTAGTAGAAACCAAAGTGGAACCTTCCTCGCCGCAGGCGTCGAGCAAATCCTGCAAcggaatttaacaaaattcaaaGAATTTGAATACGACACAAAGGCAGCTTTACGCGATTTGGGTTGCGCCGTTACCCTAAGTGAAGAGTGGACCGGAAAAGGAGGCGCTTTAACCACTGGCAAATGTTTACCCCATAATTAA
- the LOC109602321 gene encoding E3 SUMO-protein ligase PIAS4 isoform X8: MSESADDLEDVQIISESTDNPNCEENNDETSRSNLKRTHSEEASGDEGNPATIPKQPRTENDLECTFKDGPFMRTLDVVLKPMILKPKRPRLIATQDIELKLSDPQMVLFNKAKELNYKKYEVVIRFGRNDTTVEKIDCYPSRLSVYVNNVLVNLPVTIEGASGDAMPIIITHYLKFRPNILNSLWVRWKNTPTIEYVMGVYVTKLNLYEDILKTFVDTCTRDANITREIIRKKFSEHDDCVVVSKNNKIDISLLCPVTKNRMEYPCRATTCTHLQCFDGNIFLKMNNERPRWRCPICNNAAIYRDLFLDSFFKNILDSEALPASAEEIQVHQDGSWNVVQEEVEQIVL; this comes from the exons ATGTCTGAGTCCGCAGATGAT ttgGAAGACGTACAAATAATATCCGAGTCCACCGATAAT ccTAATTGTGAAGAAAATAATGATGAAACTTCACGATCAAATCTTAAGCGGACGCACTCCGag gAGGCCTCAGGAGATGAAGGAAATCCAGCAACCATCCCCAAACAGCCACGTACTGag AATGATTTAGAGTGCACATTTAAAGATGGACCATTTATGAGAACATTAGACGTTGTATTGAAACCTATGATATTGAAACCAAAACGTCCCAGACTTAtc gcAACTCAGGACATCGAACTAAAGTTGTCTGACCCTCAAATGGTACTGTTCAACAAAGCCAAAGAGTTGAACTACAAGAAGTATGAAGTTGTAATTAGATTCGGGAGAAATGATACGACTGTTGAGAAAATTGATTGCTATCCATCCAGACTGAGCGTTTACGTTAACAATGTCTTAGTCAATCTGCCG GTTACCATTGAAGGTGCATCTGGAGATGCAATGCCAATAATTATCACCCACTATTTAAAATTCCGACCAAACATACTAAATTCACTCTGGGTAAGATGGAAAAATACTCCGACAATTGAATATGTAATGGGTGTGTATGTTACTAAACTAAACTTGTATGAAGATATCCTTAAAACATTTGTTGACACCTGTACCAGGGATGCAAATATAACAAGGGAGATTA TAAGAAAGAAGTTTTCGGAACATGATGACTGTGTGGTGGTATCGAAGAATAACAAAATAGATATTTCGCTCTTGTGTCCTGTGACCAAGAATCGCATGGAGTATCCTTGCCGGGCCACCACTTGTACCCATTTGCAATGCTTTGacggaaatatatttttaaaaatgaacaatgaAAGACCGAGATGGAGATGTCCAATTTGTAACAACGCTGCCATATATAGAGATTTGTTTTTGGATAG ttttttcaaaaacattttggaTTCGGAAGCCCTACCTGCTAGTGCAGAAGAAATTCAAGTACATCAGGACGGAAGTTGGAATGTTGTGCAAGAAGAAGTGGaacaaatagttttataa
- the LOC109602262 gene encoding 5'-deoxynucleotidase HDDC2 encodes MESIDPQEALKFMQFVNNLKHSSRRGWSVLNIKNHEQISSHMYGMAMMTFLLGDNSKLDRLKCLQLALVHDLAESIVGDIIPSDNIPEEKKHEMEDEAMKEITTAAGSEAGKLIYNLYKEYEAKETPEAKFVKDLDRFDMLYSATYYEKRDNKPEFLEEFFKSTEGKFNSPYIQKLVNILKAQRKEAAKAVSNGDKVE; translated from the exons ATGGAGTCCATAGATCCTCAAGAAGCACTTAAATTCATGCAATTTGTGAACAATCTAAAACACAGCTCCAGAAGAGGATGGTCAgtgttaaacattaaaaatcatgAACAAATTTCTAGTCACATGTATGGTATGGCCATGATGACATTCTTACTAGGCGACAATTCAAAATTGGACAGACTGAAGTGCCTTCAATTAGCTTTAGTTCATGATTTGGCTGAGAGCATAGTTGGTGATATAATTCCAAGTGATAACATACCAGAAGAAAAGAAACACGAAATGGAAGACGAAGCTATGAAGGAAATAACAACTGCAGCAG GCAGTGAGGCTGGAAAATTGATCTACAATTTGTACAAAGAATATGAAGCTAAGGAAACCCCTGAAGCTAAATTTGTGAAGGATCTGGATAGATTTGATATGTTGTACAGTGCTACATATTATGAAAAAAGAGACAACAAGCCAGAATTCTTAGAAGAGTTCTTTAAATCAACTGAGGGCAAGTTCAACAGTCCGTATATACAAAAGCTTGTCAATATCCTAAAGGCTCAAAGGAAGGAGGCTGCTAAAGCTGTATCCAATGGGGACAaagttgaataa
- the LOC109602321 gene encoding E3 SUMO-protein ligase PIAS4 isoform X3: MSMSLLETIAMLEDVQIISESTDNPNCEENNDETSRSNLKRTHSEEASGDEGNPATIPKQPRTENDLECTFKDGPFMRTLDVVLKPMILKPKRPRLIATQDIELKLSDPQMVLFNKAKELNYKKYEVVIRFGRNDTTVEKIDCYPSRLSVYVNNVLVNLPVTIEGASGDAMPIIITHYLKFRPNILNSLWVRWKNTPTIEYVMGVYVTKLNLYEDILKTFVDTCTRDANITREIIRKKFSEHDDCVVVSKNNKIDISLLCPVTKNRMEYPCRATTCTHLQCFDGNIFLKMNNERPRWRCPICNNAAIYRDLFLDSFFKNILDSEALPASAEEIQVHQDGSWNVVQEEVEQIVL; encoded by the exons ATGTCAATGTCGTTGTTAGAAACAATTGCtatg ttgGAAGACGTACAAATAATATCCGAGTCCACCGATAAT ccTAATTGTGAAGAAAATAATGATGAAACTTCACGATCAAATCTTAAGCGGACGCACTCCGag gAGGCCTCAGGAGATGAAGGAAATCCAGCAACCATCCCCAAACAGCCACGTACTGag AATGATTTAGAGTGCACATTTAAAGATGGACCATTTATGAGAACATTAGACGTTGTATTGAAACCTATGATATTGAAACCAAAACGTCCCAGACTTAtc gcAACTCAGGACATCGAACTAAAGTTGTCTGACCCTCAAATGGTACTGTTCAACAAAGCCAAAGAGTTGAACTACAAGAAGTATGAAGTTGTAATTAGATTCGGGAGAAATGATACGACTGTTGAGAAAATTGATTGCTATCCATCCAGACTGAGCGTTTACGTTAACAATGTCTTAGTCAATCTGCCG GTTACCATTGAAGGTGCATCTGGAGATGCAATGCCAATAATTATCACCCACTATTTAAAATTCCGACCAAACATACTAAATTCACTCTGGGTAAGATGGAAAAATACTCCGACAATTGAATATGTAATGGGTGTGTATGTTACTAAACTAAACTTGTATGAAGATATCCTTAAAACATTTGTTGACACCTGTACCAGGGATGCAAATATAACAAGGGAGATTA TAAGAAAGAAGTTTTCGGAACATGATGACTGTGTGGTGGTATCGAAGAATAACAAAATAGATATTTCGCTCTTGTGTCCTGTGACCAAGAATCGCATGGAGTATCCTTGCCGGGCCACCACTTGTACCCATTTGCAATGCTTTGacggaaatatatttttaaaaatgaacaatgaAAGACCGAGATGGAGATGTCCAATTTGTAACAACGCTGCCATATATAGAGATTTGTTTTTGGATAG ttttttcaaaaacattttggaTTCGGAAGCCCTACCTGCTAGTGCAGAAGAAATTCAAGTACATCAGGACGGAAGTTGGAATGTTGTGCAAGAAGAAGTGGaacaaatagttttataa
- the LOC109602321 gene encoding E3 SUMO-protein ligase PIAS4 isoform X2, producing MSESADDLEDVQVVTYESTDNFENVQAMSESADNLEDVQVMSESADDLEDVQIISESTDNPNCEENNDETSRSNLKRTHSEEASGDEGNPATIPKQPRTENDLECTFKDGPFMRTLDVVLKPMILKPKRPRLIATQDIELKLSDPQMVLFNKAKELNYKKYEVVIRFGRNDTTVEKIDCYPSRLSVYVNNVLVNLPVTIEGASGDAMPIIITHYLKFRPNILNSLWVRWKNTPTIEYVMGVYVTKLNLYEDILKTFVDTCTRDANITREIIRKKFSEHDDCVVVSKNNKIDISLLCPVTKNRMEYPCRATTCTHLQCFDGNIFLKMNNERPRWRCPICNNAAIYRDLFLDSFFKNILDSEALPASAEEIQVHQDGSWNVVQEEVEQIVL from the exons ATGTCCGAGTCCGCAGATGAT ttgGAAGACGTACAAGTAGTAACGTATGAGTCCACAGATAAT tttgaAAACGTACAAGCAATGTCTGAGTCTGCAGATAAT ttgGAAGACGTACAAGTAATGTCTGAGTCCGCAGATGAT ttgGAAGACGTACAAATAATATCCGAGTCCACCGATAAT ccTAATTGTGAAGAAAATAATGATGAAACTTCACGATCAAATCTTAAGCGGACGCACTCCGag gAGGCCTCAGGAGATGAAGGAAATCCAGCAACCATCCCCAAACAGCCACGTACTGag AATGATTTAGAGTGCACATTTAAAGATGGACCATTTATGAGAACATTAGACGTTGTATTGAAACCTATGATATTGAAACCAAAACGTCCCAGACTTAtc gcAACTCAGGACATCGAACTAAAGTTGTCTGACCCTCAAATGGTACTGTTCAACAAAGCCAAAGAGTTGAACTACAAGAAGTATGAAGTTGTAATTAGATTCGGGAGAAATGATACGACTGTTGAGAAAATTGATTGCTATCCATCCAGACTGAGCGTTTACGTTAACAATGTCTTAGTCAATCTGCCG GTTACCATTGAAGGTGCATCTGGAGATGCAATGCCAATAATTATCACCCACTATTTAAAATTCCGACCAAACATACTAAATTCACTCTGGGTAAGATGGAAAAATACTCCGACAATTGAATATGTAATGGGTGTGTATGTTACTAAACTAAACTTGTATGAAGATATCCTTAAAACATTTGTTGACACCTGTACCAGGGATGCAAATATAACAAGGGAGATTA TAAGAAAGAAGTTTTCGGAACATGATGACTGTGTGGTGGTATCGAAGAATAACAAAATAGATATTTCGCTCTTGTGTCCTGTGACCAAGAATCGCATGGAGTATCCTTGCCGGGCCACCACTTGTACCCATTTGCAATGCTTTGacggaaatatatttttaaaaatgaacaatgaAAGACCGAGATGGAGATGTCCAATTTGTAACAACGCTGCCATATATAGAGATTTGTTTTTGGATAG ttttttcaaaaacattttggaTTCGGAAGCCCTACCTGCTAGTGCAGAAGAAATTCAAGTACATCAGGACGGAAGTTGGAATGTTGTGCAAGAAGAAGTGGaacaaatagttttataa
- the LOC109601818 gene encoding enhancer of mRNA-decapping protein 3: MAQWVGFMVSIKCADDLGTYQGEINSATNSFITLKKAFCNGLPCNQDEIKIRAGDIVDLKLIEKQNSTPPERSTVTIAKPIAKRAGRTQSTSETTNSSKANSKHVDQNNGNKYQNNVQNGNQHRSKPIDIEPRHNHTGDGASLKNNTPNKREKNKGKWGKSWKDEECFGSPLNNKIKKDFDFEKNLALFNKQAIWEELNSNKSDVIKQSDSRTGKYRHDENVIATEPTTYRQISVPKQDFCEYVTDDGLIIPSVSRNLRRKLWDAADRVGLTWERRVEMMGRAAAEISIQLLGGGHRLNPRNTHQWPTVVVLCGPHRQGAAGINAARQLASHGVRTIVYAGTMDSPVIKGELSLYMLTKNRVVNSANDLPTVSDLIIVALCEDIDNPKVNRAVSDWVSRNKAPVLALDPPSEGTPGITPKFSLLPVLPLPHSTQNGKLYLCNLGFPVDVFNEVGITYKSPFGPKFVIPLHPRDC; the protein is encoded by the exons atggcacAGTGGGTCGGATTTATGGTTTCTATTAAATGTGCAGATGATTTGGGCACGTATCAAGGTGAAATTAATTCAGCCACCAACAGTTTTATTACTTTGAAGAAGGCCTTTTGTAACGGGCTACCTTGCAACCaggatgaaattaaaattag AGCTGGCGACATAGTTGATTTAAAGCTGATAGAAAAACAGAATAGCACACCACCTGAACGCAGTACAGTGACCATTGCTAAACCAATAGCCAAAAGGGCAGGTAGGACACAGAGCACCTCAGAAACGACAAATTCCAGCAAAGCAAACTCCAAGCATGTGGATCAAAacaatggaaataaatatcaaaataatgtacaaaatgGAAATCAACACAGATCCAAACCCATCGATATTGAACCCAGACACAACCACACTGGTGATGGAGCTTCACTTAAAAATAACACTCCCAACaagagagaaaaaaataaag GTAAATGGGGTAAAAGTTGGAAAGATGAAGAGTGTTTTGGGTCACCATTAAATAACAAGATAAAAAAGGACTTTGATTTTGAGAAGAATTTAGCATTGTTTAATAAGCAGGCTATTTGGGAAGAGTTGAACTCTAATAAATCAGATGTGATTAAACAAAGTGATAGCAGAACAGGAAAATATAG ACACGATGAAAACGTAATCGCAACAGAGCCCACAACATACCGACAGATCAGTGTACCCAAACAGGACTTTTGCGAGTATGTGACAGACGATGGTCTAATAATACCTAGTGTATCCCGGAATCTGCGCCGCAAATTGTGGGATGCCGCCGATCGTGTCGGCCTAACGTGGGAGCGACGTGTTGAGATGATGGGACGCGCGGCTGCCGAAATCTCCATTCAACTTTTGGGTGGAGGACATCGCCTCAATCCCCGCAACACGCACCAGTGGCCTACTGTGGTTGTACTTTGCGGACCCCACAG ACAGGGGGCGGCGGGGATAAATGCAGCCCGACAACTGGCTAGTCACGGAGTGCGTACAATTGTGTACGCAGGAACCATGGACTCTCCGGTAATAAAAGGCGAGCTGTCTTTATACATGCTGACGAAGAACCGGGTCGTGAATTCTGCTAACGATCTACCCACCGTTAGCGACCTAATTATAGTGGCCCTTTGCGAAGACATCGACAACCCGAAAGTGAATCGGGCGGTGTCTGATTGGGTATCCAGGAACAAAGCCCCGGTTTTGGCGTTAGATCCTCCATCCGAGGGTACTCCAGGTATTACGCCAAAATTTTCGTTGCTGCCGGTACTACCTTTGCCCCATTCGACTCAAAATG gtaagttGTACCTGTGCAACTTGGGATTTCCAGTGGATGTATTCAACGAGGTCGGCATCACGTACAAGTCGCCATTTGGGCCGAAGTTCGTCATTCCGTTACACCCACGGGACTGTTGA